From Triticum urartu cultivar G1812 chromosome 2, Tu2.1, whole genome shotgun sequence, a single genomic window includes:
- the LOC125536173 gene encoding uncharacterized protein LOC125536173 yields the protein MERPAPVRKSHTNTADLLAWPEGAQPELADGATPPPNRRPHQPSEAIHKVVFGGQVTEEEAESLNKRKQCSAPKWKEMTGSGIFAAGGEAEEDESANASATPVRTASKNYQAISTISHISFAEDESVSPKKPTSIAEVAKQRELSGTLLSEDDSKLKKQVSNAKSKELSGHGIFSPPEDLRPRNSENGSTSQTPGKNAQVSSIKFGEADDADSVVKTAKKIPTKKFNDLTGNNIFKGDAAEAPGTAEKQLSDAKLKEMSGSNIFADGKAPARDFLGGIRKPPGGESSIALV from the exons atggagaGGCCGGCGCCGGTGAGGAAGTCGCACACCAACACGGCGGACCTGCTGGCCTGGCCGGAGGGGGCGCAGCCGGAGCTCGCCGACGGGGCCACGCCGCCGCCCAACCGCCGCCCGCACCAG CCGTCGGAGGCGATCCACAAGGTGGTGTTCGGCGGGCAGGTcacggaggaggaggccgagaGCCTCAACAAGAG GAAACAATGCTCGGCCCCCAAGTGGAAGGAGATGACAGGAAGCGGCATATTTGCAGCTGGAGGTGAGGCCGAGGAAGATGAATCCGCCAACGCTTCTGCAACACCCGTCCGAACGGCTTCAAAGAATTATCAG GCAATCAGTACCATAAGTCACATCTCCTTTGCTGAGGACGAGAGTGTCTCCCCCAAGAAGCCAACCTCCATAGCCGAGGTGGCAAAGCAGCGCGAGCTAAGTGGCACGCTCCTGAGCGAGGATGACAGCAAGCTGAAGAAGCAGGTATCCAATGCGAAATCAAAGGAGCTGAGCGGCCACGGCATCTTTTCTCCTCCAGAGGACCTCAGGCCACGCAACTCGGAGAACGGCTCGACCTCGCAGACGCCAGGGAAGAACGCACAG GTGAGCAGCATCAAATTCGGAGAGGCCGACGACGCCGACAGCGTGGTGAAGACCGCGAAGAAGATCCCGACGAAGAAGTTCAACGACCTGACGGGCAACAACATCTTCAAGGGCGACGCCGCGGAGGCCCCCGGCACGGCGGAGAAGCAGCTGAGCGACGCCAAGCTCAAGGAGATGAGCGGCAGCAACATCTTCGCGGACGGCAAGGCGCCGGCCCGGGACTTCCTCGGCGGCATCCGCAAGCCCCCCGGCGGCGAGAGCAGCATCGCGCTGGTCTAA